The following is a genomic window from Leptolyngbya sp. 'hensonii'.
GATCAACTTCTGATTGCTGTGGCTCGTCGGCTGGAGTCTTGCCTGCGTCCGGGCAATACCCTGGCCCGCTTGGGTGGGGATGAATTTACGGTTTTGCTGGGAGAAATCGAGCATCTGGATGATGCAACGCACCTGGCAGACCGACTGCAACGGGAACTGGTGATGCCTTTTCAACTGGATCGGGACGAAATTTTTATTGGAGCTAGCATTGGCATTGTGCTGGGCACCAAGAGTTATGATCAACCAGAGCATGTTCTGAGAGATGCAGATACAGCCATGTACCAGGCCAAAGCTATGGGCAAAGGCCGCTATCAGGTTTTTGATACAGGCATGCACTATCAGGCTCTGGAATTGTTGCAACTGGAAACTGACTTGAGACGGGCCGTGAAACGGCAGGAATTTCAGGTTCACTATCAGCCGATCGTCTCTCTGAAAACCGGTCGCTTGGTCGGGTTTGAAGCCCTGACCCGATGGATTCACCCGACCCGGGGTCTGATTCCCCCCTGTCAGTTCATCCCTTTGGCTGAGGATGCTGGATTAGTTACTGCGATCGATTTGTGGATGATCCGGCAGGCCTGTCACCAACTTAATACCTGGCAACGACAGTTTCCCTCAGACAGGCCCCTCTCCATCAGTGTCAACCTGTCAGTAAAGCATTTTGACAAACCCAATTTAGTAGAGCAAATTGATCAAATTCTGCATCAAACAGGTATGGAAGGCCGATTCCTCACCCTGGAGATCACCGAAAGCGCAATTTTGGATAATCCTGAGACTGCAGGTGTGATTCTGCAGCAACTCAAGCAGCGGCAGATTCGCCTGGCCCTGGATGATTTTGGCACGGGCTACTCTTCCATGAGTTATCTCCATCAGTTTCCGATCGATAGTGTTAAAGTTGACCGTTCCTTTATCAGTGGTACCGGTCAGTTTCTGGAAAATCCGGCGATCGTGACGGCGATTTTCACCCTGGCCCAATCCCTCGAAGTGGGGGCGATCGCAGAAGGCATTGAAACCGTACAACAGTTGAGCCAGCTTCGAGATCTGGGCTACGAGTACGGTCAGGGATATTACTTCTCCTCTCCAGTAGAGGCTGAAGCGGCCACCCTGTTAATGGTGGCACCTCCCTCCTGGTTATCCCCCTCCAATGCTTGAAGCCAATTTTATGGGTTCAAGTAGGGAGGGATGCACCCTGCATCCCCATAGTGATCCTTAATTTAATTGCGCTTAGCTTAGGAGTTGTTGGCAAGTCATCATAGGGAATACTATATTGAGCAAACGCATCTGCACCTGCTTTCAGGGCAGTACACTAGCCATGGAAGTTTCGGACATCCGTCGTGAAAGCTAAGGATAACCCAGCATGACCAGCATGACTCTTAAGGACCTTCAGCCTGCTGACAATAAGGACGTGGGCGTTTACATGCCCTACTATCAGGGTAATAAGCGGCAAATGCTCCCTCTCGCAATTAGCCTCTATCAAAAAGGGGTATTGGAAGGGGAACGAAAAATTGAAGGGGGGGATGGTATCCCTTTCATCGTGACCTGGAATGTCTCCAAACTGCCTGCTGATCTGACCCGATGCCGGATGCAGTTTGATGGAGATGCCGATCTCAGCTATGAAATGATGGTAACCAACTTTGAGTTTGTCGATTACCTGATTGATGTTGTAGTCAATTTTCGCCGGTCCCGGTTTATTGATTTTTCCCAGGCTTTCTATCGCAAGCTTCTGCGAATTGACGACTGAGGACTTTTTAACAAACTCCCAACCCCTGAAGGATAAGCCAGCAATTCTGGTAACCCTGCTGATGGGAATACCACCCTTTCCCATCCTCTCTCTAATCCCCGCTCCAGATTTCAGTCGTCAACCGTTAATTCGGTAAGATTAAGGGGGGTAATCGTTTGTTCAGGAGTTGGTTGTGCCGAAGTCCACAAAATATTTGTTGATTGGATCGACTGAACCTTATTGTGGTAAGTCGGCAACAGTTCTGGGACTGGCTCACCAGCTCAGACAAAAAGGGCTAGATATTGGGTACGGCAAACCGATCGGAACCTATTTAAGTGAAACTCAGTCAGAGCCCCTGGATGAAGATGTACGCTTCTTTATCGAAACTCTAGAATTAGCAGAGGATCGGGTGGCCCCGACCCTTCTGGCGTTAAGCGAACAGACGATCCGAAAACGGCTGCAAGGTCTCGACCAGACAGATTACCAGGCTTCCTTAGCTCAATACCTGGAACGTCAAACCAGCGACTTGATGCTGCTGGAAGGTCCGGGTAGTCTGGCTGAAGGTAGTCTGTTCGACCTATCTCTGGATCAGGTCGCCCGTGTGGTGGATGCAATGGTTTTGCTGGTCGCCCGATACAGTACGCCGGACATGATCGACGCCCTGCTAGCCGCCAAAAAGCTTTTGGGAAATCGCCTTCTGGGAGCCCTGATTAATGACATCCCAGAAGATCAACTGTCAGAGGTTCAGGATGTGGTCAAACCTTTTCTGGAACGGCAGGGTATTGCCATTTTGGGGATGCTTCCCCGGAATGACCTCCTGCGGAGCGTCAGCGTTCGAGAGCTGGCCCATCAACTGCAGGCCAAAGTTCTCTGTCGCTCCGATCGCCTTGACCTGATGGTTGAGAGCCTGACGATCGGAGCCATGAATGTCAGTTCGGCTCTGAAGTATTTCCAGCAAGGCAATAACATGGCTGTGGTCACTGGCGGCGATCGGACTGACATTCAACTGGCAGCCCTGGAAACCTCCACCCAGTGCATGATTCTTACGGGTTCCATGATGCCCAATCCCACGGTACTCAGTCGAGCGGAGGATTTGGAAATTCCAATTCTCTCGGTTGACCTGGATACATTGACTACCGTGGAAATTATCGATCGGGCATTTGGCCAGGTTCGCCTCCATGAACCTGTCAAAGTGCAATGCGTGCGTCAATTGATGAGCGAACACTTTGATCTGGATCAGATGATTGCTCAAATGGGCTTGCAACCAGCCATATCCCTGCCCTAAGCCTGCTTCAGGATGATGGGTCTCAGCCTTAAGAACAGGTTGCTAACGCGAACTGAACAAGTCCATAGCTGTCGCCTGTTGCCTTAGGGCAGGGGCTGTGGGGGCTGACTCAGGAAAAAGCAGGTCTGGAGCTGAATCTCTACTTGGGAGATTCAGCTCCCAATATCCCATGGCCTATGGAATCAATGGTGCAACGCAGCAATCGCTGTCATACCCCCTGACCCCAACCCCCATTCAGACAGGATTTAAGCAACCAAACCATATTGTCGCCTCCATTACATTTATAAATTAAGACTTTTTTAATGTTTTATGAAACCCTGATGAAATCTGCCTGTTGGCAACTTTATACCTTATTCAAGGGAATACATCACAAAACTTAAATTCATGGCGGTTTTTTGTCAGAAATGAGTCTGGAAAGCTTTTTCCCTAAAGGATTTCAGAGACTTGTCCCCTGATTCAGTTCAAACCAAAGCAGAGATTAAACTTAATAGTTATATGGGTAAATCCTGCTACCTCAATAGGTAGTAAACCGCTTGTTTTCCTGATTTAGGTCTCCTATTGTTAAATGGAGCATTAAAACAGCGAATTAATTAAAAGTTTTCTCCTGTCTTTCACATTACTTAAAGCCTTTTATGAAAAAATGTCCTTGTTGTTCTCAGGTTCTCCTCCGCCATATCCGACAGAATGGCCCTTACTGGTTCTGTACCCACTGCCGCCAGGAAATGCCTGATCTGATCTCCATTCGTTCCCTGATGATGGAAGCAAAGCTCTCAACCAAGCATCCCGCGTTGCTCAACTTACTGGGCAGTTGATCCGCTTGTTGAACTTGCCTGCTCCGACTCACCAGATGGATGTCTCTATGCAGACCGTCCGGTGGCGATACAATAAGATTCATGGCAAGTTCCAGTCCCCACCCCAACACCCCTCGCCCAGATCACGCCTACAGCGCTAACCACTACGACACGTTAGAGGTTCAGCAGACAGCAACCCAGGCTGATATCAAGCGGTCCTATCGACTTCTGGTCAGGAAGTTTCATCCTGATACCAGTTCGGAAGTCGATAGCCATGACCGGCTGACTCAAATCAATGCAGCCTATGAAGTGTTAAGTGATCCCTGTCGGCGGCAGTCCTACGATCGTCAACTTCATTTCAATTCCGCCCATCAGCGGTTCCCGTTTCCCCAGGAACACCGCCCCAAAACGGGCTCCTCTCAGGCCCATTATCGTACCCATCGGCGGGCCGGTCAGCAGGCTGATGAGCATTTACAGCAGTGGTTAAACCAGGTTTATACCCCCGTTAGTCGTTGTCTGTCCCAGATTCTTAATCCTCTGCACACTCAGATTAACCATTTAGCCGCCGACCCCTTTGATGATCAGCTCATGGAAGACTTTCAGGCTTATCTGGAAACCTGTCAAGATTATCTCCAGCAAGCCCAGAATTGTTTCCGTTCCATGCCCAATCCATCTACCGTTGCGGGGGTGGCCGCCCATCTCTACTATTGCTTGAACCAGATTGGAGATGGAATCGAAGAACTCAATCTGTTTACCCTGAATTATGATGATCATCATTTACATACAGGGCAGGAGCTCTTCCGCATTGCGGCTGGGCTCCGTCGGGAAGCTCAGGCAGCCCTGAAAATATGATGAATCGCACGATTGTCTGGTTTCGCCGTGACTTGCGCATCAGTGACCACGCTCCACTCTATCGGGCCGCTCGTCGGGGGGCTGTGATTCCCGTTTTTGTCTTCGATCGGGCTTTGCTCTATCATCCAGAAACTGGAGTGGCCCGGGTTGCCTTTCTGTTGGAGGCCCTGAAGTCCCTGGATCAGGATTTGCGATCTCGGGGGGGGCGTCTGATTTTGCGCTTTGGCGATCCCGTGACAGTTCTACCCTGTTTGATTCAGGAAACAGAGGCTGAAGGCATTTACGCTTACACGGACTGTGAGCGCATCTATGGCCGGGTACGGGATGCCCATCTGAATCAGACCCTGACCCAACAACACTTGAAAATCCGCTGGTTCGAACCCTGTGCCAGCACATCTGAGCTAATCCCCTATCCGGCCTATCGGGATTGGTGGTTCGCCGAAATGGCCACAGAACGGGTGCCCGCCCCAGAGCGGGTAGAGGTGCCAGAGGAGGTGGTCAGCAACCCTCTGCCCACTGTGACCGAGTTGGGATTGATCCCGGATGGGAAACCCATTCCCCCGGCCAGTACAGCATTTGCCTATCAGTTACTGCAGGAGTTTTTCGACCACAAAGCCGATCGCTACTACTGGCAATTGTCCTATCCCAGTGCCATGGCCACGACTGGCCTCAGTCCCCATCTCAAATTCGGCCTGATCTCCACCCGAGAATGCATCCACCAAATTCGGCAATTGCAACAGCACAATCCCAGCGAGAGAGTCCAGCGCAGTGCTGAACAACTGACCTCCCGTTTGCGCTGGGGAAACGGGTTTACCCAGCGATTTCGTTATTTGCCTCAGTTAGAGTTACGCTCTCTCTACAGTATTTTTGACCAAGAGGGCTGGGACTTCAATGAAACCTGGTATCAAGCCTGGCAGGAGGGTCAAACCGGGTTTCCCATCATTGATGCAGCAGCCCGATGTTTACAGGCAACGGGGGGCTGGCTGGAGTTGAATTTCCGCTCCCGAGCCATCTATGCCAGTTTTCTCACTAATCTACTGGGGATGGACTGGCGCTATGGGGCTCTGCACTTTATGCGTCATTTGATTGATGGAGATTGTCCGATCGACCACTATCAATGGGCCATGCAGGCTGGTGTTACCCACTGTGCCAATAAAAAATGGACTCGCATCTACAATCCCCAGCAAGTGGCGATCGATCGCTGTGATCCAGAGGGTCATTTTATTCAGCGTTGGGTCCCAGAACTGGCCCACCTCCCACCGTCAACCCTGGGCCATCCCCCTGTCGTTAAAGGCTATCCAGCCCCAATTCTGAATTACAAACAGGCCCGTCAGCAACGGGTGCGAAAACTGGAACGACAACGGGGGCTATTTCTAGATCAGGAGAATATTGTGCCCTACCTGGCTCAACTCCCAGAGGATTATCTTCCTTTTGGGGCCGATCGCGTTACCTGTACTGTTGACTGGGCTGTCACAAAAGCCCCTCAACTGTTTCCAGTTCCCCTGGATCTGAACTCCCTGGATCTGGAGCAGGCGAAGGCTCTTCGCAGTTGGTTTGTGACCCAGGTAGAGATCAAACCAGCCAGAGAACACCGACGCAAAGCCTCCTCTAAGTCTCGATCAACATCATTCCAGTTAAGTTTATTGAGTTAAGGCAACAGAATCTCGAATCATCCCCCTGTACCCCCGATCTCAGCAAATATACTCAATAAAATACCTCGAATCTGTGCAAAATCTTACACAGAAATACGGTGGTGAAACTTCTCTGAATATACCGATGATCTGCTAATGGCAGTAGAGATTCTGTGAGCCAGATTGAACAGATATTATTGCTTCCCTGCACCCCTGAGCGACGCTAAATTTCTCTGGAGATGAGTACCTGAAACTCCCATGAACCTGGATCCGAACCTTACCCAACAGGGGAATATACTGATTGTCGATGATACCCCAGCAAATTTACAGCTCCTGTCCACAACCTTATCCGAAAGAGGATATGGGGTTCGATCTGCGCTAAGTGGTGCCCTGGCTCTAAAGTCTGTGGGGCTGAAGCCGCCGGATCTGGTCTTGTTGGATATCAGAATGCCTGAAATGGATGGCTATGAGGTCTGTCGCCGGTTGAAGGCAGATGAGAGGACTCGGGATCTGCCCGTCATTTTTCTGAGTGCTATTCATGAGACTTTCGATAAGGTTAAGGCTTTCGCCGTGGGTGGGGTAGACTACATCACCAAACCGATCGACATTGAAGAACTGATTGCCCGCATTGAGAATCAGTTGAATATCTGTCGCCTGCAACAGCAACTGGCTGCACAGAATATCCAATTGCAGCAGGAAATCCAGGAACGGCGTCAGGCTGAAGCCAATTTGATCCAGAGTGAGGCCAATTATCGGACCCTGGCCTGCAACATTCCCAACTGCGCTGTGTTCCTCTTTGACCCAGACCTGCGCATTCTGGTCGCCGAGGGCGTAGAGCTGTCTGCGATCGGCCTGGCTCAGGAAGACCTGGAAGGCCGAACCTTGCCGGAACTCGTGGATCGACAGGCCTGCCTCCTGCTACAACCCTACTGCCTGCAGGCTCTGGCTGCAGAAGCGACCTCCACCGAATTGCCCTATCAGGAGCAGTTTTATCTGTTACAGACCACGCCTGTTTTTGATACCCGGGAACAGGTATGCGGTTGCACAGCCCTGCTCCAAAATGTCACAGCGCGTAAACGGGCTGAGCAGGAAATCTTAAAAACCTTAAAGCGGGAACAGGAGTTGGGAGAACTAAAATCTCGCTTTGTTTCTCAGGTGTCCCATGAATTTCGTACGCCTCTGACTACAATTCAATCTGCAGCAGAGCTATTAGAACATTACAACTGGTCTATAGAAGCCAAGCAAGAGCGCTTTCAGCAAATTAAAACTGCGGTACATCATATGACCCAACTGCTGGAAGATGTCCTGCTCATCGGTAAGGTAGAATCTGGTAACTTATGCCTGAAGCTAGAACGGTTTGATTTGAGTCAGCTCTGTCAGGCAGTGGTGGCAGAGTTATCCTCTACTTTGGGCATCGCCCACCATTTGAGCTTCACTAGAGAAGGTGAGCCAGTCCAGGGTGAATGGGATCGTAAGCTACTGCAGCAAGTGTTAATCAATCTTCTTGCCAATGCCATCAAATATTCCGCAGAGGGAAGTGAGGTGATCTTAAAATTGGACTTTTCGGACTCTGCGCGGGTCAGGCTGCAAGTGATCGATCGAGGCATTGGTATTCCAGCAGAAGATCAGGCAAATCTGTTTAAAATGTTCTATCGAGCTAGAAATGTAGGGTTTATTCAGGGAACAGGGTTAGGGCTTGCCATTGTCAAAAACTGCATTGAATTACATCAAGGTGAGATCACAATTGCAAGTGAAATGAATCAGGGAACCGTCGTCACAGTCTGGCTACCGCTTAAACCTGAGGTTGCGACATCTCTGCAATGGGACAAAATGGCTATTACAACTCCGGCTTCCAGAAAGGTGGTTATGGGATGAGGACTGGGAATTCAACTACAAGTTTGAGCTGCAATCAGATGAAGAAAATTCTGGTAATTGAAGATGAGTGGCCTGTCCGTACCAACATTATAGATTTGCTGCAACTGGAAGGGTTTGAAGTGATCAGTGCCAGCCACGGACAGGCAGGCATTCAACTGGCTCAGGAACAGCTTCCCGACCTGATCATCTGTGATGTCATGATGCCCAAGATGGATGGCTTTGAAGTACTCAAGACCCTCAGCCAGAATCCTTCTACCGCTGCCATCCCTCTAGTTTTTTTGACTGCCAAGGCGGAACGGAAAGATTTTCGCCAGGGAATGGAATTAGGAGCCTATGACTATCTGACCAAGCCCTTCACCAGGGCTGAGTTATTGGGGGCGGTACAGGCCCAACTAAAACGGCAGGAAGTCATTACACGCTTATATGCTGCAGAATGTGAGCAAACTGAAATGCTGGCTAATCAAGTTCGGGATTTACAGCAATTCAATGACGCTCAAGACTTGCTCCTGAACAATTTGATTCAAGAACTAAGGGAGCCTTTATCTAATATCAATATGGCGATGACCATGTTGCGGCAGGCGACATCTGAGGAACAGCGCGATCGCTATCTAAAGGTGTTGCAGGAGGAGTTTGTTCGAGAGATCACACTGTTAAACCAGGTTTCCGAATTGCAAAAATTTTTAACGCCGGAAAACACCAAGCTCCTGCGCCAGTTTAATCTGCTCCAGAGTGGGTTAGGACATAAATCTTCAGATCACAAACCTTGATGCCAAGAACCCATCATCTGCATAAGCTCAACGAAAAAGATTATGCTGAAGGTCAGCAGTAATGCAACAATATCTCCATCACTTAGGTGACTATGAGGATTTATTATTTATTGCTCTGCTGCAACCATGTCTCTTTCCCCGGC
Proteins encoded in this region:
- a CDS encoding GGDEF domain-containing response regulator; this translates as MSLNISDRYKGSILIVDDTLENLKFLSTLLAEQGYKVRSVVNGQMALTVARAAQPDLVLLDIKMPDMDGYEVCQRLKAESQTQEIPVIFLSALDEVPDKLKAFKVGGVDYITKPFQLEEVLARVENQLSLLAARAEIRQLNAELELRVIQRTAQLEREIAERQRIQEQLLHMALHDSLTGLPNRVMFMKRLQEVLNRARQHPDHLFAVLFLDCDRFKIVNDSLGHLVGDQLLIAVARRLESCLRPGNTLARLGGDEFTVLLGEIEHLDDATHLADRLQRELVMPFQLDRDEIFIGASIGIVLGTKSYDQPEHVLRDADTAMYQAKAMGKGRYQVFDTGMHYQALELLQLETDLRRAVKRQEFQVHYQPIVSLKTGRLVGFEALTRWIHPTRGLIPPCQFIPLAEDAGLVTAIDLWMIRQACHQLNTWQRQFPSDRPLSISVNLSVKHFDKPNLVEQIDQILHQTGMEGRFLTLEITESAILDNPETAGVILQQLKQRQIRLALDDFGTGYSSMSYLHQFPIDSVKVDRSFISGTGQFLENPAIVTAIFTLAQSLEVGAIAEGIETVQQLSQLRDLGYEYGQGYYFSSPVEAEAATLLMVAPPSWLSPSNA
- the ebsA gene encoding type IV pilus biogenesis protein EbsA produces the protein MTLKDLQPADNKDVGVYMPYYQGNKRQMLPLAISLYQKGVLEGERKIEGGDGIPFIVTWNVSKLPADLTRCRMQFDGDADLSYEMMVTNFEFVDYLIDVVVNFRRSRFIDFSQAFYRKLLRIDD
- a CDS encoding phosphotransacetylase family protein yields the protein MPKSTKYLLIGSTEPYCGKSATVLGLAHQLRQKGLDIGYGKPIGTYLSETQSEPLDEDVRFFIETLELAEDRVAPTLLALSEQTIRKRLQGLDQTDYQASLAQYLERQTSDLMLLEGPGSLAEGSLFDLSLDQVARVVDAMVLLVARYSTPDMIDALLAAKKLLGNRLLGALINDIPEDQLSEVQDVVKPFLERQGIAILGMLPRNDLLRSVSVRELAHQLQAKVLCRSDRLDLMVESLTIGAMNVSSALKYFQQGNNMAVVTGGDRTDIQLAALETSTQCMILTGSMMPNPTVLSRAEDLEIPILSVDLDTLTTVEIIDRAFGQVRLHEPVKVQCVRQLMSEHFDLDQMIAQMGLQPAISLP
- a CDS encoding DnaJ domain-containing protein; the protein is MASSSPHPNTPRPDHAYSANHYDTLEVQQTATQADIKRSYRLLVRKFHPDTSSEVDSHDRLTQINAAYEVLSDPCRRQSYDRQLHFNSAHQRFPFPQEHRPKTGSSQAHYRTHRRAGQQADEHLQQWLNQVYTPVSRCLSQILNPLHTQINHLAADPFDDQLMEDFQAYLETCQDYLQQAQNCFRSMPNPSTVAGVAAHLYYCLNQIGDGIEELNLFTLNYDDHHLHTGQELFRIAAGLRREAQAALKI
- a CDS encoding FAD-binding domain-containing protein, producing MMNRTIVWFRRDLRISDHAPLYRAARRGAVIPVFVFDRALLYHPETGVARVAFLLEALKSLDQDLRSRGGRLILRFGDPVTVLPCLIQETEAEGIYAYTDCERIYGRVRDAHLNQTLTQQHLKIRWFEPCASTSELIPYPAYRDWWFAEMATERVPAPERVEVPEEVVSNPLPTVTELGLIPDGKPIPPASTAFAYQLLQEFFDHKADRYYWQLSYPSAMATTGLSPHLKFGLISTRECIHQIRQLQQHNPSERVQRSAEQLTSRLRWGNGFTQRFRYLPQLELRSLYSIFDQEGWDFNETWYQAWQEGQTGFPIIDAAARCLQATGGWLELNFRSRAIYASFLTNLLGMDWRYGALHFMRHLIDGDCPIDHYQWAMQAGVTHCANKKWTRIYNPQQVAIDRCDPEGHFIQRWVPELAHLPPSTLGHPPVVKGYPAPILNYKQARQQRVRKLERQRGLFLDQENIVPYLAQLPEDYLPFGADRVTCTVDWAVTKAPQLFPVPLDLNSLDLEQAKALRSWFVTQVEIKPAREHRRKASSKSRSTSFQLSLLS
- a CDS encoding response regulator — encoded protein: MNLDPNLTQQGNILIVDDTPANLQLLSTTLSERGYGVRSALSGALALKSVGLKPPDLVLLDIRMPEMDGYEVCRRLKADERTRDLPVIFLSAIHETFDKVKAFAVGGVDYITKPIDIEELIARIENQLNICRLQQQLAAQNIQLQQEIQERRQAEANLIQSEANYRTLACNIPNCAVFLFDPDLRILVAEGVELSAIGLAQEDLEGRTLPELVDRQACLLLQPYCLQALAAEATSTELPYQEQFYLLQTTPVFDTREQVCGCTALLQNVTARKRAEQEILKTLKREQELGELKSRFVSQVSHEFRTPLTTIQSAAELLEHYNWSIEAKQERFQQIKTAVHHMTQLLEDVLLIGKVESGNLCLKLERFDLSQLCQAVVAELSSTLGIAHHLSFTREGEPVQGEWDRKLLQQVLINLLANAIKYSAEGSEVILKLDFSDSARVRLQVIDRGIGIPAEDQANLFKMFYRARNVGFIQGTGLGLAIVKNCIELHQGEITIASEMNQGTVVTVWLPLKPEVATSLQWDKMAITTPASRKVVMG
- a CDS encoding response regulator, which produces MKKILVIEDEWPVRTNIIDLLQLEGFEVISASHGQAGIQLAQEQLPDLIICDVMMPKMDGFEVLKTLSQNPSTAAIPLVFLTAKAERKDFRQGMELGAYDYLTKPFTRAELLGAVQAQLKRQEVITRLYAAECEQTEMLANQVRDLQQFNDAQDLLLNNLIQELREPLSNINMAMTMLRQATSEEQRDRYLKVLQEEFVREITLLNQVSELQKFLTPENTKLLRQFNLLQSGLGHKSSDHKP